In a single window of the Nodularia spumigena CCY9414 genome:
- a CDS encoding protein kinase domain-containing protein: protein MTRLICGSTGKSITLVGEPLADSGEGKVWRTNDNGYLAKIYHSPTAERVQKLAVMTAHPPTEPNSHLNHISFAWPKSSLKNAQGDCVGFLMPEIKGAKELVDIYNPKRRKTLKLQVDWRFLHTTAQNIASIIAALHNSGYVLGDIKQQNILVNNQALPSIIDTDSFQVRHPQNGKVYRCLVGSEGYTPPELIGKDFSNIDQTEIHDRFRLAVIIYQLLFGGQSPFGGKWIGAGETPEIDELIRQGLWLYAVNSPFQPVDRTIPIEIVHPEIQRCFLRCFNDGHKNPHLRPTAREWLAALKVASNSLMPCERIDGHYYSQTYGKCYWCDRSTNLGVDIFPGTARTLLICGSTSQSIALLGEPLADSGEGKVWRTNQNGYLAKIYHSPTVERGEKLAFMITHPPTEVNYGLNHISFAWPISSLKNAQGDCVGFLMPEIKDAKELLDIYNPQRRKRLKLQVDWRFLHTTAQNIASIIAALHNSGYVLGDIKQQNILVNNQALPSIIDTDSFQVRHPQNGKVYRCLVGSQGYTPPELIGKDFSNIDQTEIHDRFRLAVIIYQLLFGGQSPFGGKWIGAGETPEMDELICLGLWLYAPNSPFQPVERTIPIEIVHPEIQRCFLRCFNDGHKNPNLRPTAREWLAALKVASNSLMPCERIDGHYYSQTYGKCYWCDRSTKLGVDIFPGVVKPKPSVVVKSISQPQVIKTNQSLKNSTTGKLLQTLSEHFDSVSSVAYSRDGQTLASGSWDKTIKIWDVTTGNLLQTLTGHSNSINSVAYSHDGQTLASGSWDKTIKIWNVTTGNLVQTLTGHSENIWCVAYSPDGQTLASASVDRTIKLWDVSTGKLLQTFPGHSHSINSVAYSHDGQTLASGSSDKTIKLWDVSTGKLLQTLSGHSEAVVSIAFSPDGQTLASGSADNTIKLWDVATARLLQTLSGHSYGVSSVAFCPDSQTLASGSGDNTIKLWNVSTGRLVRNLSGHSDWVFSVAFSPDGQTLASGSKDRTIKIWQMGASPTTSSSVKPTQPQVSQPTTSTSQSLWIDLAWNLFLILLSCLSFGIILFGILNDNFVMVTLGLIGIVFSWLKGFQLAITTLKELFKH, encoded by the coding sequence ATGACGCGTCTCATTTGTGGTAGTACGGGTAAATCAATCACTCTTGTGGGTGAACCTCTGGCTGATAGTGGTGAAGGTAAGGTTTGGCGAACTAATGACAATGGTTATTTAGCCAAAATTTACCACTCGCCCACAGCTGAACGGGTGCAGAAATTAGCGGTGATGACAGCACACCCACCCACAGAGCCAAATTCCCACCTCAATCATATTTCTTTTGCTTGGCCTAAGTCATCGCTGAAAAATGCTCAGGGTGATTGTGTGGGCTTTTTGATGCCAGAAATTAAGGGTGCAAAAGAACTAGTTGATATATATAATCCCAAGCGTCGCAAGACGTTAAAACTTCAAGTTGATTGGCGTTTTCTGCACACAACAGCACAGAATATCGCCTCAATTATTGCTGCACTTCATAATTCTGGTTATGTGTTGGGTGACATCAAGCAGCAAAATATTCTGGTTAATAATCAAGCTCTACCTTCAATTATTGATACCGATTCTTTTCAGGTGCGTCATCCCCAAAATGGTAAAGTTTATCGTTGTTTGGTAGGTTCTGAGGGATATACACCACCGGAACTAATTGGTAAAGACTTTTCTAATATTGACCAAACGGAAATACATGACCGTTTTCGGTTAGCAGTAATTATCTATCAATTATTATTTGGTGGTCAAAGTCCTTTTGGGGGAAAGTGGATAGGTGCGGGGGAAACTCCAGAAATTGATGAACTTATCCGTCAGGGTTTATGGCTGTATGCAGTAAACAGTCCATTTCAACCTGTGGATAGAACAATTCCGATTGAAATTGTACATCCAGAGATTCAGCGATGTTTTCTGAGATGCTTTAATGATGGGCATAAAAATCCTCATTTACGCCCTACGGCTAGGGAATGGTTAGCGGCGTTAAAAGTTGCTAGTAATAGTCTGATGCCATGTGAAAGGATAGATGGTCACTACTATAGCCAAACTTATGGTAAATGCTATTGGTGCGATCGCTCTACAAATCTTGGTGTTGATATATTCCCTGGTACAGCAAGGACGCTTCTGATTTGTGGTAGTACGAGTCAATCAATCGCTCTCTTGGGTGAACCTCTGGCGGATAGTGGAGAAGGTAAGGTTTGGCGCACTAATCAGAATGGTTACTTAGCCAAAATTTACCACTCGCCCACAGTTGAACGGGGGGAAAAATTAGCCTTTATGATAACACATCCACCCACAGAGGTAAATTATGGTCTTAATCATATTTCTTTTGCTTGGCCTATTTCATCGCTGAAAAATGCTCAGGGTGATTGTGTAGGCTTTTTAATGCCAGAAATTAAGGATGCAAAAGAACTTCTTGATATATATAATCCCCAGCGTCGCAAGAGGTTAAAACTTCAAGTTGATTGGCGTTTTCTGCACACAACAGCACAGAATATCGCTTCTATTATTGCTGCACTTCATAATTCTGGTTATGTATTGGGTGACATCAAGCAGCAAAATATTCTGGTTAATAATCAAGCTCTACCTTCAATTATTGATACAGATTCTTTTCAGGTTCGTCATCCCCAAAATGGTAAAGTTTATCGTTGTTTGGTAGGTTCTCAGGGATATACACCACCGGAACTGATTGGTAAAGACTTTTCTAATATTGACCAAACGGAAATACATGACCGTTTTCGGTTAGCAGTAATTATCTATCAATTATTGTTTGGTGGTCAAAGTCCTTTTGGGGGAAAGTGGATAGGTGCGGGGGAAACTCCAGAAATGGATGAACTTATCTGTCTGGGTTTATGGCTGTATGCACCAAACAGTCCGTTTCAACCTGTGGAGAGAACAATTCCGATTGAAATTGTACATCCAGAGATTCAGCGATGTTTTCTGAGATGCTTTAATGATGGGCATAAAAATCCTAATTTACGCCCTACGGCTAGGGAGTGGTTAGCGGCGTTAAAAGTGGCTAGTAATAGTCTGATGCCATGTGAAAGGATAGATGGTCACTACTATAGCCAAACTTATGGTAAATGCTATTGGTGCGATCGCTCTACAAAACTTGGTGTTGATATATTCCCTGGAGTTGTGAAACCGAAACCATCTGTGGTTGTGAAATCAATATCACAGCCGCAAGTTATTAAAACAAATCAAAGTCTAAAAAATTCCACTACAGGAAAACTACTCCAAACCCTCTCAGAGCATTTTGACTCAGTTTCTTCAGTAGCATATAGCCGCGATGGTCAAACCCTTGCTAGTGGAAGTTGGGACAAGACTATCAAGATATGGGATGTGACTACAGGAAACCTACTTCAAACCCTCACAGGTCATTCCAACTCGATTAATTCCGTAGCATATAGCCACGATGGTCAAACCCTGGCTAGTGGAAGTTGGGACAAGACTATCAAGATATGGAATGTGACTACAGGAAACCTAGTTCAAACCCTCACAGGTCATTCTGAAAATATTTGGTGTGTAGCATACAGTCCCGATGGTCAAACCCTGGCTAGTGCAAGTGTTGACAGGACTATCAAACTGTGGGATGTCAGTACAGGAAAGCTGCTTCAAACCTTCCCAGGTCATTCCCACTCGATTAATTCCGTAGCATATAGCCACGATGGTCAAACCCTTGCTAGTGGAAGTAGTGACAAGACTATCAAACTGTGGGATGTCAGTACAGGAAAGCTACTCCAAACCCTCTCAGGGCATTCCGAAGCGGTTGTTTCTATAGCATTCAGCCCAGATGGTCAAACCCTTGCTAGTGGGAGTGCAGACAACACTATTAAACTGTGGGATGTAGCCACAGCAAGGCTACTGCAAACTCTGTCAGGGCATTCCTACGGGGTTAGTTCAGTAGCATTCTGCCCAGATAGTCAAACCCTTGCTAGTGGGAGTGGTGACAACACTATCAAACTGTGGAATGTCAGTACAGGAAGGCTAGTGCGAAACCTCTCAGGGCATTCCGACTGGGTTTTTTCTGTAGCATTCAGCCCGGATGGTCAAACCCTCGCTAGTGGGAGTAAAGACAGGACTATCAAGATTTGGCAAATGGGAGCATCTCCTACTACTTCATCTTCAGTCAAGCCAACTCAGCCTCAAGTTTCCCAACCAACAACTTCTACATCTCAATCCTTGTGGATAGACCTAGCTTGGAACTTGTTTTTGATCCTATTGTCGTGCCTATCTTTTGGTATCATTTTGTTCGGGATTTTGAATGATAATTTTGTTATGGTTACGCTGGGTTTGATCGGGATTGTGTTTTCTTGGCTCAAAGGTTTCCAACTAGCAATTACAACATTAAAAGAACTATTCAAGCATTGA
- a CDS encoding PP2C family serine/threonine-protein phosphatase, which produces MRWKAIARYDVGTSHQSQELPCQDYGDYGIFQDVIVGVVADGAGSAKYSDVGSELAVKTVIDWFERVNKSSEQQEFSQSLSQIETEKVFARIVQEVIAELRQLASEKDYAFNDLACTLLVFIATPHWLGAMQIGDGFIVVRPQDSEDYQLLFQPDKGEFANETTFITSKDALAEMQVKVISEPQKFICASTDGLEKLAIRISDWKPFPPFFKPFEEYLEETANPEDEAEYLVNFLKSERLNARTDDDKTLLLCLWENN; this is translated from the coding sequence GTGCGTTGGAAAGCAATTGCTCGTTATGACGTGGGAACGAGTCATCAAAGCCAAGAATTACCTTGTCAAGACTACGGGGATTATGGCATCTTTCAGGATGTGATTGTGGGAGTGGTGGCTGATGGTGCTGGTAGTGCTAAATATTCTGATGTGGGTTCTGAATTAGCGGTAAAAACTGTAATTGATTGGTTTGAGCGTGTTAATAAAAGTTCTGAGCAGCAAGAATTTTCTCAGTCACTTTCCCAAATAGAAACTGAGAAGGTGTTTGCTAGAATTGTGCAAGAAGTAATTGCAGAATTACGCCAATTAGCATCTGAAAAAGATTATGCTTTCAATGATTTAGCTTGTACACTCTTGGTTTTTATAGCTACTCCCCATTGGTTGGGTGCTATGCAAATTGGGGATGGATTTATAGTGGTGCGTCCCCAAGACTCAGAAGATTATCAATTGTTGTTTCAGCCAGATAAAGGTGAGTTTGCTAATGAAACCACTTTTATTACTTCCAAAGATGCACTAGCAGAAATGCAGGTAAAGGTAATTTCAGAGCCGCAAAAGTTTATTTGTGCTTCTACTGATGGACTGGAAAAATTAGCAATTCGCATCAGTGACTGGAAACCTTTTCCACCATTCTTTAAGCCTTTTGAAGAATACTTAGAAGAAACAGCTAATCCAGAAGATGAAGCGGAATATCTCGTTAATTTCCTCAAATCTGAACGGCTAAATGCTCGCACTGATGATGATAAAACTTTGCTGTTGTGTCTTTGGGAAAACAATTAA
- a CDS encoding glycosyltransferase family 4 protein yields MKRLLLITERFAPDLGGLASSATRLVTTLCQLGLEVDVVTWSRFLQPGEVLPPESLEAKYRVYRIGLYRHWDMTMPHTLNLLDWLQQTRGYDAVWGHYLFPSGFLATWFAGLKKIPCTVSARGNDIDRQMFPPGDFARLQWTLKNANVITAVSADMCRKIQLLSGRDDVLVLKNAVDTDIFCLSKSSKITREQLGIAPDEVVLGFCGELREKKGQQFLLNALTTVRSQRPACLLIIGEVRASQDAVLQVYKTQQPENAQRIIVTGHLSNSGLVAQYLRLCDVYLQPSLWEGMPNALLEAMACGCCCIASDAGGIPEVILHGENGFILPRSQLHKLGEAVLECLTMPVEEKNGIVRAAGDRILNEYSIAQEQQQLQILLSRLMPN; encoded by the coding sequence ATGAAGCGTCTTTTATTGATTACAGAACGGTTTGCACCAGATTTAGGAGGTTTGGCTAGTAGTGCTACGCGTCTTGTCACTACGCTTTGCCAATTGGGTCTAGAAGTTGATGTTGTTACCTGGAGTCGTTTTTTACAACCTGGGGAGGTTTTACCCCCGGAAAGTTTAGAGGCTAAGTATCGAGTCTATCGTATAGGCTTATACCGTCATTGGGATATGACCATGCCTCATACTCTGAATCTCCTGGATTGGTTGCAGCAGACTCGTGGGTATGATGCTGTATGGGGTCATTATCTTTTTCCAAGTGGTTTTTTGGCTACTTGGTTTGCTGGACTGAAAAAAATCCCGTGTACTGTTAGCGCCCGTGGTAATGATATTGACCGACAAATGTTTCCGCCGGGTGATTTTGCCCGTCTACAATGGACGCTAAAAAACGCTAATGTGATTACGGCTGTAAGTGCTGATATGTGTCGCAAAATTCAGTTGCTGAGTGGGCGCGATGATGTGTTGGTGCTGAAAAATGCGGTGGATACGGATATATTTTGTTTGTCAAAATCAAGTAAAATTACGCGGGAGCAGTTAGGAATTGCGCCTGATGAGGTAGTTTTGGGTTTTTGTGGGGAGTTGCGGGAAAAGAAGGGACAGCAATTTCTGTTAAATGCTTTGACAACGGTTCGCAGTCAGCGTCCGGCTTGTTTGTTAATTATCGGTGAGGTACGGGCTTCTCAGGATGCTGTACTACAAGTTTATAAAACTCAGCAGCCAGAAAATGCCCAGCGAATTATCGTTACGGGACATTTATCTAATTCTGGTTTGGTGGCGCAATATCTCCGGTTGTGTGATGTTTATCTCCAGCCTTCGCTGTGGGAGGGAATGCCAAATGCGCTACTGGAGGCTATGGCTTGTGGTTGTTGTTGTATTGCTAGTGATGCGGGTGGAATTCCAGAGGTGATTTTACATGGTGAGAATGGTTTTATACTACCGCGTTCGCAGTTGCATAAATTAGGTGAGGCGGTGTTGGAATGTTTGACTATGCCGGTAGAAGAAAAAAATGGCATTGTTCGAGCAGCAGGCGATCGCATCCTCAATGAATATTCTATCGCTCAAGAGCAACAACAACTTCAAATCTTACTTAGCCGTTTGATGCCCAATTGA
- a CDS encoding type II toxin-antitoxin system VapC family toxin produces MANLYILDTDHLSLFQNKDPIVTQRISQENPENIALTVITLQEQMKGWLKEINKYNSQPFNSNNKLVWAYKGLADEIEFFKSIRLLTFDDRAYKIYQLLVIQKLKRIGTMDLRIASIAKSVNGIVVTRNRQDFQNVPNLVLEDWTIS; encoded by the coding sequence GTGGCTAACTTATATATATTAGATACAGATCATTTATCTCTTTTTCAAAATAAAGACCCAATAGTAACACAACGTATAAGTCAAGAAAATCCTGAAAATATAGCTCTAACCGTAATTACATTACAGGAGCAAATGAAAGGATGGCTCAAAGAAATCAATAAGTATAATAGTCAACCTTTCAATTCTAACAATAAATTGGTATGGGCTTATAAAGGTTTGGCAGATGAAATAGAGTTTTTTAAAAGTATTCGATTATTAACTTTTGATGATCGTGCTTACAAAATTTATCAATTATTAGTTATTCAAAAACTTAAACGTATAGGGACAATGGATTTACGTATTGCATCAATTGCAAAATCTGTAAATGGGATTGTAGTAACCCGCAATCGACAAGATTTTCAAAATGTTCCTAACTTAGTTTTAGAAGATTGGACTATATCTTAA
- a CDS encoding phycobilisome linker polypeptide — protein sequence MARLFKVTACVPSQTRIRTQRELQNTYFTKLVPYENWFREQQRIQKMGGKIVKVELATGKQGTNAGLM from the coding sequence ATGGCGCGTTTGTTTAAAGTTACTGCTTGTGTACCTAGTCAAACTCGCATTCGTACTCAAAGAGAGTTACAAAATACTTACTTTACCAAGCTAGTTCCTTACGAAAACTGGTTTCGCGAACAGCAACGCATTCAAAAAATGGGTGGCAAAATCGTGAAGGTAGAACTAGCAACCGGTAAGCAAGGTACTAATGCTGGGTTGATGTAA
- the apcA gene encoding allophycocyanin subunit alpha: MSIVTKSIVNADAEARYLSPGELDRIKSFVSGGERRLRIAQVLTENRERIVKQAGDQLFQKRPDVVSPGGNAYGQEMTATCLRDLDYYLRLVTYGIVSGDVTPIEEIGVVGVREMYRSLGTPIDAVAGGVNAMKNVAATLLSAEDSGEAGAYFDYLVGAMQ, encoded by the coding sequence ATGAGTATCGTCACGAAGTCCATCGTGAATGCTGATGCAGAAGCCCGCTACCTTAGCCCCGGCGAACTGGATCGGATCAAAAGCTTTGTTTCGGGTGGTGAACGTCGCCTCCGCATCGCTCAAGTTTTGACCGAAAACCGCGAGCGCATTGTTAAGCAAGCTGGTGATCAGTTGTTCCAAAAACGCCCTGATGTTGTTTCTCCTGGTGGAAACGCTTACGGCCAAGAAATGACCGCTACTTGTCTGCGTGACCTAGACTACTACCTCCGCCTTGTCACCTACGGAATCGTTTCCGGTGATGTTACCCCCATCGAAGAAATCGGTGTTGTGGGTGTGCGTGAAATGTACAGATCCCTCGGTACTCCTATTGACGCTGTGGCTGGTGGCGTTAATGCGATGAAGAATGTTGCTGCTACCTTGTTGTCTGCTGAAGACTCTGGTGAAGCTGGCGCTTACTTCGATTACCTAGTCGGTGCGATGCAGTAA
- the apcB gene encoding allophycocyanin subunit beta translates to MQDAITSVINASDVQGKYLDNAALEKLKGYFVTGELRVRAATAISANAAAIVKEAVAKSLLYSDITRPGGNMYTTRRYAACIRDLDYYLRYSTYAMLAGDPSILDERVLNGLKETYNSLGVPVGATVQAIQAIKEVTASLVGPDAGKEMGVYLDYISSGLS, encoded by the coding sequence ATGCAAGACGCAATTACCTCTGTCATTAATGCTTCAGACGTTCAAGGTAAATACTTGGATAATGCGGCTCTAGAAAAGCTCAAAGGCTACTTCGTAACTGGTGAACTACGCGTGCGCGCTGCTACAGCTATTAGTGCTAACGCAGCTGCGATCGTTAAAGAAGCAGTAGCTAAGTCTTTGTTATACTCTGACATCACCCGTCCCGGTGGTAATATGTACACCACCCGTCGCTATGCTGCTTGCATCCGCGATTTGGACTACTACCTACGTTATTCTACCTACGCTATGCTAGCTGGCGATCCTTCGATCCTAGACGAGCGCGTATTGAATGGCTTGAAAGAAACCTACAACTCCTTGGGTGTTCCCGTAGGCGCTACTGTACAAGCTATCCAAGCTATCAAAGAAGTAACCGCTAGCTTAGTCGGTCCTGACGCTGGTAAAGAAATGGGCGTTTACTTAGACTATATCTCCTCTGGCTTGAGCTAA
- a CDS encoding phycobilisome rod-core linker polypeptide, whose translation MSIKASGGSSVARPQLYQTLPVATISQAEQQDRFLGNGELSELASYFASGAKRLEIAQMLTDNSEIIVSRAANRIFVGGSPMAFLEKPQERELAMAGAVGASEASVAEGMKLGTVTYVESRGGFLENLRSIFNSSPSGPIPPGFRPINVARYGPSNMAKSLRDLSWFLRYATYAIVAGDPNIISVNTRGLREIIENACSTEATVVALQEIKAASLSYFRKDTVATEIVSQYMDVLLNEFKAPTPSNKVRQRPSGDQQGLQLPQIYSVAAERRPKFAMKPGLSASEKIEVVKAAYRQLFERDITRAYSLSISDLESKVKNGDISMKEFVRRLAKSPLYQKQFYQPFINSRVIELAFRHILGRGPSSREEVQKYFAIISNGGLPALVDALVDSDEYGDYFGEETVPYLRGLGQEAQECRNWGPQQDLFKFSAPFRKVPQFITTFAAYDRPLPDQHPYGSGNDPLEIQFGAIFPKETRNPSSSPAPFGKDTRRILIHQGPGINNQLSNPQARGEFPGSLGPKVFRLDQVPSTLSRKGGKGVSVKFSESSTQAVIRAIYLQVFGRDVYEGQRLKVAEIKLENGEITVREFVRILAKSDLFRKMYWTSLYVCKAIEYIHRRLLGRPTYGRQENNKYFDIASKKGFYAVVDAILDTPEYSEAFGEDTVPYERYLTPAGVSLRQLRVGSIREDVGTGKVEKVETPRFVELGTVTENRTEPDIQFRINQGVTKQREQTKVFKLVANTSDKVAVHTLISAAYRQIFERDVAPYIIKNEFSALESKLGNGEISVKEFIAGLGYSNLYLKEFYTPYPNTKVIEMGTKHFLGRAPIDQAEIRKYNQILATQGIRAFINAMVESVEYSQAFGEDTVPYRRFPTLPAANFPNTQKLYNQLTKQNKDLVVPSFETVKPRMNSANMPILAKAIADLAAQARQMDKTKPLFIELGRSFNDGRGQSVEVGVGTSRRKPARIHRMTLGANQAEKQLVINAAYCQVLDIFSGQVPQDFRRSNLDSKLRNGEISVREFVRELASSEIYRKRFYTPYPNTKVIEFLFRHILGRAPATQGEIRQYNKLLADSGLRAAVEAIVDSQEYARFFGEDVVPYPRYPSLPAGNYLGSVQAAADLVKQSWSSLSPAVLTGRPSDR comes from the coding sequence ATGAGCATTAAGGCAAGTGGTGGAAGCTCCGTTGCACGTCCGCAACTATATCAAACTCTGCCGGTGGCGACGATTTCTCAAGCCGAGCAGCAAGACCGCTTTTTGGGAAACGGTGAACTCAGCGAACTAGCAAGCTATTTTGCCTCTGGCGCAAAGCGTCTGGAAATTGCTCAGATGCTGACGGATAATTCCGAGATCATCGTTTCTCGCGCTGCTAACCGGATTTTTGTGGGTGGTTCTCCTATGGCTTTCTTAGAAAAGCCTCAAGAACGAGAACTAGCGATGGCTGGGGCGGTTGGTGCATCTGAGGCAAGTGTTGCAGAAGGAATGAAACTAGGAACTGTCACCTACGTTGAAAGTCGTGGTGGTTTCCTAGAAAATTTACGGTCAATATTTAACTCGTCTCCTAGCGGCCCCATACCTCCAGGTTTTAGACCCATCAATGTTGCCCGTTATGGTCCTAGCAACATGGCCAAGAGCTTACGGGATTTATCCTGGTTCTTGCGTTATGCGACTTATGCAATTGTGGCAGGAGACCCCAATATTATCAGTGTAAATACACGGGGTTTGCGGGAAATCATTGAAAATGCTTGTTCTACTGAAGCAACTGTGGTAGCTTTGCAGGAAATCAAAGCAGCATCACTTTCCTACTTCCGCAAAGATACTGTGGCTACAGAAATTGTGTCTCAGTACATGGATGTTTTGCTGAATGAGTTCAAAGCACCCACACCTTCTAATAAAGTTCGTCAACGTCCCTCTGGCGACCAACAAGGGCTACAACTGCCACAAATTTACTCTGTAGCAGCAGAACGTCGTCCTAAGTTTGCCATGAAGCCTGGTTTGTCAGCCAGTGAAAAAATCGAGGTTGTAAAAGCAGCCTATCGCCAACTTTTTGAGCGCGACATTACCCGTGCTTATAGCTTGTCGATTTCTGACTTGGAATCTAAGGTGAAAAATGGCGATATCTCCATGAAGGAGTTTGTTCGCCGTCTCGCTAAATCTCCCCTTTACCAAAAACAGTTTTATCAACCTTTTATTAACAGCCGAGTTATTGAACTCGCTTTCCGTCACATTTTAGGACGGGGACCAAGTAGCCGTGAAGAAGTACAAAAATACTTTGCGATTATTTCTAACGGCGGTCTACCAGCTTTGGTGGATGCTTTGGTTGATTCTGACGAATACGGCGATTACTTTGGCGAGGAAACAGTACCTTACCTGCGTGGTTTGGGTCAAGAAGCTCAAGAATGTCGTAACTGGGGACCACAGCAAGACCTGTTTAAATTCAGTGCGCCTTTCCGCAAAGTACCTCAGTTTATTACGACTTTTGCGGCTTACGATCGCCCACTCCCAGACCAACATCCTTACGGTTCTGGTAATGACCCCTTAGAAATTCAATTTGGGGCAATTTTCCCGAAAGAAACTCGCAACCCCAGCAGCAGCCCGGCTCCTTTTGGTAAGGATACCCGCCGCATCTTGATTCACCAAGGGCCTGGTATTAATAACCAATTGAGTAATCCCCAAGCACGGGGGGAATTCCCTGGTTCTTTAGGTCCCAAAGTGTTCCGATTGGATCAGGTTCCTTCGACTCTCAGCCGCAAGGGTGGTAAGGGTGTTAGCGTTAAGTTCTCAGAAAGCTCTACCCAAGCGGTAATTAGAGCGATTTACCTGCAAGTCTTTGGTCGTGACGTTTACGAAGGTCAACGCCTGAAGGTGGCAGAAATTAAGCTGGAAAACGGCGAAATTACTGTCCGCGAGTTTGTCCGCATTTTGGCGAAGTCGGATTTATTCCGCAAGATGTACTGGACATCGCTGTATGTTTGTAAGGCGATTGAGTATATTCACCGTCGCTTGTTGGGTCGTCCTACCTACGGTCGTCAAGAAAACAACAAGTACTTTGATATTGCTTCTAAGAAGGGTTTCTATGCAGTTGTAGATGCCATTCTAGATACCCCAGAGTACAGTGAGGCATTTGGTGAGGATACAGTACCTTACGAACGGTATTTGACTCCGGCTGGTGTGTCGTTGCGTCAATTGCGCGTTGGTAGTATTCGCGAAGATGTGGGGACTGGGAAGGTTGAAAAAGTTGAAACACCTCGCTTTGTGGAACTGGGTACGGTAACAGAAAACCGCACCGAACCTGATATCCAATTCCGCATTAATCAAGGCGTTACCAAGCAACGCGAACAAACCAAAGTCTTTAAGCTGGTAGCAAATACTAGCGATAAAGTAGCTGTCCATACTTTGATTAGTGCTGCTTATCGCCAGATTTTTGAGCGTGATGTTGCACCGTACATCATCAAGAATGAGTTTTCAGCTTTAGAAAGTAAGCTGGGTAACGGCGAAATTAGCGTTAAAGAATTTATTGCTGGTTTGGGTTACTCGAACTTGTACCTGAAAGAATTCTATACACCCTATCCCAACACTAAGGTGATTGAGATGGGAACTAAGCATTTCTTGGGACGTGCGCCCATAGACCAAGCGGAAATCCGTAAGTATAACCAGATTTTGGCTACTCAAGGGATTCGCGCTTTTATTAATGCGATGGTGGAAAGTGTGGAATATAGCCAAGCTTTCGGTGAAGATACGGTTCCTTATCGTCGCTTCCCCACTCTACCTGCGGCTAATTTCCCCAATACTCAAAAGCTTTACAACCAACTGACTAAGCAAAATAAAGATTTGGTTGTGCCTAGCTTTGAGACTGTGAAGCCCCGCATGAACTCAGCGAATATGCCTATTTTAGCGAAGGCGATCGCAGATTTGGCAGCCCAAGCCCGGCAAATGGATAAAACCAAGCCATTGTTTATTGAGTTGGGTCGTTCTTTCAATGATGGTCGTGGTCAATCTGTGGAAGTGGGTGTAGGTACAAGTCGCCGCAAACCTGCACGCATTCACCGCATGACTTTAGGTGCAAATCAAGCAGAGAAGCAATTAGTAATTAATGCTGCTTACTGTCAAGTGTTGGATATATTTAGCGGTCAAGTTCCCCAAGACTTCCGCCGTTCTAACTTAGACAGCAAACTGCGGAACGGGGAAATCTCTGTGCGCGAGTTTGTTCGGGAACTAGCTAGTTCCGAAATCTACCGCAAACGGTTCTATACGCCTTATCCCAACACCAAAGTGATAGAGTTCCTATTCCGTCACATATTGGGACGCGCACCAGCTACACAAGGCGAAATCCGCCAATATAACAAGTTGCTGGCTGATAGCGGTTTAAGGGCTGCTGTAGAGGCAATTGTGGATAGTCAAGAGTATGCCCGCTTCTTTGGTGAAGATGTCGTACCTTATCCTCGTTACCCATCACTACCTGCTGGTAACTACCTCGGTAGTGTCCAAGCTGCTGCTGACTTGGTGAAGCAATCTTGGTCTAGTTTATCACCTGCTGTACTGACAGGCCGACCAAGCGATCGCTAG
- a CDS encoding Imm30 family immunity protein, giving the protein MNQNDFLAILKENCLMRTEEQFTQFENALNEIAAHPDDDNLSAYHLILNDQCEQPEVMFSLIHFLECFDVKKQIAAFIKVVPQLMITAPEWTRIIHNRILNDQVACHAYQELLHSANLTTPHFLYPLLEESIVNKLKIKDGSLSMK; this is encoded by the coding sequence ATGAATCAAAATGATTTCCTGGCAATTCTAAAAGAAAATTGTTTAATGCGAACAGAAGAACAATTTACCCAATTTGAAAATGCTTTAAATGAAATAGCTGCTCATCCAGATGATGACAATTTATCTGCATATCATCTGATTTTAAATGACCAATGTGAACAGCCAGAAGTGATGTTTAGCTTAATTCATTTTCTGGAATGTTTTGATGTAAAAAAACAAATTGCAGCATTTATTAAAGTTGTACCCCAATTAATGATAACTGCACCGGAATGGACAAGAATAATTCATAACCGGATTTTAAATGATCAAGTAGCTTGTCACGCTTATCAAGAACTATTACATTCAGCTAATTTAACAACGCCTCATTTCCTGTATCCTCTTTTGGAGGAAAGTATTGTAAACAAACTCAAAATTAAAGACGGTTCTTTAAGTATGAAATAA